One part of the Aurantibacillus circumpalustris genome encodes these proteins:
- a CDS encoding OmpA family protein — protein sequence MKKICLLLLSIFFYNGSNGQINLIGHTMINNSPIKQVDVTVKVNGVITKTLNTQTKSDFRLQLDFGKVYEIYFRYAKSPEMHMLVIANNIIPEKLDYQMMYELNIPFVFRLDDDVDTTVFKNPFYRVFYNGGKKMVEDTTYNTAFAKTVLKKTFKEIEGNAALDTLKNDPRKKSLPEVATIIAGKVMLNAKSKLIVKNKAISLLNKNGAVMRSTYTNRFGAFVFADVAASQVSAIQMEAKDINSENYLNLVTAKNGSVSSSQLINGACKWILSKELLSKMADNHFTTNIGGKLVWSSTKEKKFYAKKEVYLLNEYNTIIKKTITNLFGTFVFEDIKPDHRYFIGVDPNVVQGARVDLLSKEDDFIAKLDSMAGGKKGLKIISNYNKLFNAVSIDEEEMKMDINATIYGDNINTPIGKLKIILLNDSYEPIDSAITDNFGTFKFKYLPFLKRFYLSAENTENILDVFKDIIIYSNDDNLIKIMTHQKGAKFSYNPVHAEVSRMRDIELVDPWLEFVGEKKPDTVKKSTTSPKKMIVENILFEPGKHAITAQSKEILDKVILVLNSNKNLKIEVGAHTDSQGNAASNLRLSELRANTVKDYISRSGIDVKRIIAKGYGESELLNHCTDDHPCSEMEHAQNRRIEFKILGE from the coding sequence ATGAAAAAAATCTGCTTACTACTTTTAAGTATTTTCTTCTATAATGGTTCTAACGGGCAAATTAATTTGATTGGGCATACCATGATAAATAATTCGCCAATAAAACAAGTAGATGTTACTGTAAAAGTAAATGGCGTAATTACCAAAACACTGAATACCCAAACTAAGTCAGATTTCAGATTACAATTAGATTTCGGAAAAGTATATGAAATATACTTTCGATACGCTAAAAGCCCAGAAATGCACATGTTAGTTATCGCTAACAATATTATACCGGAAAAACTTGATTACCAGATGATGTATGAGTTAAACATTCCATTTGTTTTCAGATTAGACGACGATGTTGACACCACTGTTTTTAAAAATCCATTTTATAGAGTGTTTTATAACGGTGGGAAAAAGATGGTTGAGGATACCACCTATAATACCGCATTTGCAAAAACTGTGTTAAAAAAAACGTTTAAAGAAATTGAAGGTAATGCAGCATTAGACACTCTTAAAAATGATCCTAGAAAAAAGAGTCTTCCTGAGGTAGCAACTATTATAGCAGGAAAGGTTATGCTAAACGCAAAGTCAAAACTCATCGTTAAAAATAAAGCTATCTCACTTTTAAATAAAAATGGAGCTGTTATGCGTTCTACTTACACTAATCGTTTCGGTGCTTTTGTTTTTGCAGATGTGGCCGCATCACAGGTTAGTGCAATTCAAATGGAGGCTAAAGACATTAATAGTGAGAATTATCTAAACCTTGTTACTGCAAAAAACGGAAGTGTAAGTAGCTCGCAACTGATAAACGGTGCCTGTAAATGGATTTTAAGTAAAGAGCTTTTATCTAAGATGGCTGACAATCATTTTACAACCAATATTGGTGGTAAGTTAGTCTGGTCATCCACTAAAGAAAAAAAGTTTTATGCTAAAAAGGAAGTTTATCTTTTAAATGAATACAATACAATTATTAAAAAAACGATAACCAATTTATTTGGAACTTTTGTTTTTGAAGATATTAAGCCTGATCATCGTTATTTTATTGGCGTTGATCCCAATGTTGTTCAGGGCGCGCGAGTAGATTTGTTGAGTAAAGAGGATGATTTTATAGCAAAGTTAGATAGTATGGCTGGCGGAAAAAAAGGCCTGAAAATTATATCTAATTACAACAAACTGTTTAATGCCGTTTCTATTGATGAAGAAGAAATGAAGATGGATATTAATGCGACAATTTATGGTGACAATATCAATACTCCTATTGGCAAATTAAAAATTATTCTACTGAACGATAGCTACGAACCTATAGATAGTGCCATTACAGATAATTTTGGAACTTTTAAATTTAAATACCTACCTTTTTTAAAGCGTTTCTATTTAAGTGCGGAAAACACGGAAAACATTCTTGATGTGTTTAAGGATATTATTATTTACAGTAACGATGACAACTTGATTAAAATAATGACACATCAGAAAGGCGCTAAATTTTCATATAATCCCGTTCACGCAGAGGTATCCAGAATGCGCGATATTGAGTTAGTAGATCCTTGGTTAGAGTTTGTTGGTGAAAAAAAACCTGATACCGTTAAAAAAAGCACAACCAGTCCGAAAAAAATGATTGTTGAGAATATTTTGTTTGAGCCAGGTAAACATGCTATTACAGCTCAATCTAAAGAAATACTGGATAAAGTTATTCTCGTTTTAAACTCTAACAAGAATTTAAAAATTGAAGTGGGCGCGCATACAGATAGTCAAGGCAATGCTGCATCAAATTTGCGCTTAAGCGAATTACGTGCCAATACTGTTAAGGATTATATTTCTCGTTCAGGAATAGATGTTAAAAGAATTATTGCAAAAGGTTATGGTGAATCAGAGTTATTAAATCATTGTACAGATGATCATCCATGCAGTGAAATGGAACACGCTCAAAATAGAAGAATTGAATTTAAAATACTAGGAGAATAA
- a CDS encoding DUF3822 family protein, whose translation MTKYYHSEKAVKNEPLCLSMFISVNSFEYAISTNNFKNVLELCHVEITHLANSSFDLTERISFLINNYLLHQKKFEKVNVCFLNNNFTLIPEAFNVGADIKPLLKFATGAEQLKRSLQHNLKNINFSYAIEIDLISYFEKKFPNISIRHAGAVSSALFFSQHSLVNQNLFLNIGDGHIEIAAKDQNELLFYNVFNVENNEDILYYLLFTMEQLQLSPLHVKLSIASQKETSDELIKNIKKYIKQVDFCVNDTSINLNGDLSTLPKHFYFTLLNQHLCEL comes from the coding sequence ATGACAAAATATTACCACAGCGAAAAAGCAGTAAAAAATGAGCCGCTTTGTTTATCTATGTTTATTTCGGTAAACTCTTTTGAATATGCTATTTCAACAAATAATTTTAAGAATGTTCTTGAATTATGTCACGTAGAAATCACGCATCTAGCAAATTCATCTTTCGATCTCACGGAAAGAATTTCTTTTTTAATCAATAATTATTTATTACACCAAAAGAAATTCGAAAAAGTGAACGTCTGTTTTTTAAATAACAATTTCACACTCATTCCTGAAGCTTTTAATGTTGGCGCAGATATTAAGCCACTTCTAAAATTTGCCACTGGGGCCGAGCAGCTTAAACGTTCTCTTCAACATAATTTGAAAAACATAAATTTTTCCTACGCCATCGAAATAGATTTGATTAGTTATTTCGAAAAAAAGTTTCCAAATATTTCAATCAGACATGCAGGAGCAGTTAGCTCCGCACTTTTTTTTAGTCAACATTCATTAGTCAATCAAAATTTATTTTTGAACATTGGTGATGGACATATTGAAATAGCTGCTAAAGATCAAAACGAACTGTTATTTTACAATGTCTTTAATGTAGAAAACAATGAAGACATACTTTACTATCTCCTATTTACAATGGAGCAACTTCAATTAAGTCCGTTACATGTTAAGCTTTCAATTGCATCACAAAAAGAAACGTCAGACGAACTGATTAAGAATATAAAAAAATACATTAAGCAAGTTGATTTCTGTGTTAACGATACTTCCATTAATTTAAACGGTGATCTTTCAACTTTACCAAAGCATTTTTATTTCACGTTATTAAATCAACATCTATGCGAATTATAG
- the gldC gene encoding gliding motility protein GldC produces MKTTEINFKVTVDENNLPHSIKWSAPDSGEASECSSLMIALWDTKENNTLRIDLWTKDMMIDEMKKFFHQNVMTLTDTYIRATGDDATGKKVKDLFTEIGRETGILK; encoded by the coding sequence ATGAAAACGACAGAAATTAATTTTAAAGTTACAGTAGACGAAAATAATTTACCGCATTCTATTAAATGGAGTGCCCCTGATAGTGGTGAAGCGAGCGAATGCAGCAGTTTAATGATTGCCTTATGGGATACAAAAGAAAACAATACACTTAGAATAGATCTTTGGACAAAAGACATGATGATAGATGAAATGAAAAAGTTCTTTCATCAAAATGTAATGACTCTCACAGATACTTATATCAGAGCTACCGGAGACGATGCCACCGGAAAAAAAGTAAAAGATCTTTTTACTGAGATTGGCAGAGAGACTGGGATTTTGAAATAA
- a CDS encoding RsmD family RNA methyltransferase, protein MRIIGGTHKGKVIKVPKDLPVRPTTDFAKEGLFNILSNKLDFENLSVLDLFSGTGHISLEFASRGAGTIVSVDKHFKCSGFLKSISKELNFNINSIKSDVFDFLKNTTLKFDLIFADPPYDLNEIPDIHKFVFDKGLLNANGLLIIEHGQRTKLEDLKGFTQHRKYGNVNFSFFENNE, encoded by the coding sequence ATGCGAATTATAGGCGGTACTCATAAGGGTAAAGTTATTAAAGTACCTAAAGACCTCCCTGTTCGCCCCACAACCGATTTTGCAAAAGAAGGCTTGTTTAATATTCTCTCAAATAAATTGGATTTTGAAAACCTAAGTGTTTTGGATTTATTCAGTGGTACAGGTCACATATCACTTGAGTTTGCTTCAAGAGGTGCAGGAACTATAGTTAGTGTTGATAAACATTTTAAATGTTCAGGTTTTTTGAAATCAATTAGCAAAGAACTAAATTTTAATATCAACTCAATTAAAAGTGACGTTTTCGATTTTCTTAAAAATACTACTTTAAAATTTGATTTAATTTTTGCCGATCCTCCTTACGATCTGAATGAGATTCCAGACATTCATAAATTTGTTTTTGACAAGGGATTGCTAAATGCAAATGGATTATTAATTATCGAACATGGTCAAAGAACCAAGTTAGAAGACCTTAAAGGCTTCACACAGCATAGAAAATATGGGAATGTGAATTTTAGTTTTTTTGAGAATAATGAGTAA